Proteins encoded in a region of the Malaciobacter mytili LMG 24559 genome:
- a CDS encoding YbfB/YjiJ family MFS transporter, with protein MREIFFNRENNVSIILAGIFALIVGMGVARFAFTSLLPSMLEHRIDISFAGLLASINYFGYLLGAIFAIFLKELSKKILFFRIGLIICFFTTIFLGLNTNDFIWIVSRFIAGFGSAMLMVVGSSLVMSRLKFEDKTKAMGIHFSGIGFSIAVTDIINRVVLQNNTWEKAWIILAILVIILGSYSFYILNEQKSINFNKIKGKPFKFDLFVIVLIFTYFTVGVGFVIQGTFLPDIINSIKGLEGFGSISWLLVGLSGIPSCIIWMRLAYSFGSVNIILICMLLLIASILIPIYTTNLFLNLLSAILYGGTFIALVGLFLNLGGKIASSNPAFLMGALTSSYGVGQIVAPLYAIALIEKYKNYDSTLYLTAFIMFLGVIILFLNKKKEYLYANN; from the coding sequence ATGAGAGAGATTTTTTTTAATAGAGAAAACAATGTGAGTATTATACTTGCTGGTATATTTGCATTGATTGTAGGGATGGGAGTAGCTAGGTTTGCTTTTACTTCACTTTTACCTTCTATGTTAGAACATAGAATAGATATTAGTTTTGCAGGGCTATTAGCTTCAATTAACTATTTTGGATATTTATTAGGAGCTATTTTTGCAATTTTTTTAAAAGAGCTATCAAAAAAAATTTTATTTTTTAGAATAGGGTTAATTATTTGCTTTTTTACTACTATTTTTTTGGGACTAAATACAAATGATTTTATTTGGATAGTTTCAAGATTTATTGCTGGTTTTGGTTCTGCTATGCTTATGGTTGTAGGTTCTTCATTAGTTATGAGTAGATTAAAGTTTGAAGATAAAACAAAAGCAATGGGAATACATTTTTCAGGAATTGGTTTTTCTATTGCTGTAACAGATATTATAAATAGAGTTGTTTTACAAAATAATACTTGGGAAAAAGCTTGGATAATTTTGGCTATTTTAGTAATAATTTTAGGTTCTTATTCTTTTTATATTTTAAATGAACAAAAAAGTATAAATTTTAATAAAATAAAAGGAAAACCTTTTAAATTTGATTTATTTGTAATAGTTTTAATTTTTACATATTTTACAGTTGGAGTAGGTTTTGTAATTCAAGGAACTTTTTTACCTGATATTATAAATAGTATAAAAGGTTTAGAAGGTTTTGGTTCTATTTCCTGGCTTCTTGTGGGTCTTTCTGGGATTCCTTCTTGTATAATTTGGATGAGATTAGCATATAGTTTTGGAAGTGTAAATATAATACTTATTTGTATGTTATTATTAATAGCAAGTATTTTAATACCTATTTATACTACAAATTTATTTTTAAATCTTCTAAGTGCTATTTTATATGGTGGAACATTTATAGCTTTAGTTGGATTGTTTTTAAATTTAGGTGGAAAAATAGCAAGTTCAAATCCTGCATTTTTAATGGGTGCTTTAACTAGTTCTTATGGAGTAGGGCAAATAGTAGCACCTTTATATGCCATTGCTTTAATAGAAAAATATAAAAATTATGATTCAACTTTATATCTAACAGCATTTATAATGTTTTTAGGAGTAATAATTTTATTTTTAAATAAAAAAAAGGAGTATTTATATGCCAATAATTAA
- a CDS encoding LysR family transcriptional regulator: MDSNLLKVFLCVATLKSFSKAALELDCAQSNVTARIKQLEKNIGFNLFHRVSKGVVLTDVAIKLLPLAQEIIQKIQNAEQLLLHMKHSENLKIGSTESNAATRIITLLSKIDNKYPNMKLELTTGPTQEIKELLLDYKIDIGFISGKPLEKEFKILKEYKEKIVLLKSLKKEPAKNILTFKKGCTYRKYLDAYLKQQQQLDYKNIEFGSLETILGCVKMGMGITILPLSFIQRFEHTKDLEIKYLPKEIENIHTYMICRVDNEPLISSFLKKLEL; this comes from the coding sequence ATGGATTCAAATTTACTAAAAGTTTTTTTATGCGTTGCAACATTAAAAAGTTTTTCAAAAGCAGCACTTGAACTTGATTGTGCCCAATCAAATGTAACAGCAAGAATTAAACAACTTGAAAAAAATATTGGTTTTAATCTTTTTCATAGAGTTTCAAAAGGTGTAGTTTTAACCGATGTTGCTATAAAACTACTTCCGTTAGCACAAGAAATTATTCAAAAAATACAAAATGCAGAACAATTACTTCTACATATGAAGCATAGTGAAAACTTAAAAATTGGTTCAACAGAATCAAATGCAGCCACAAGAATAATTACTTTATTATCAAAAATAGATAATAAATATCCAAATATGAAACTTGAACTTACAACTGGACCAACACAAGAGATAAAAGAGTTATTATTAGATTATAAAATTGATATTGGCTTTATAAGTGGAAAACCATTAGAAAAAGAGTTTAAGATTTTAAAAGAGTATAAAGAAAAAATAGTTTTATTAAAATCTTTAAAAAAAGAACCTGCAAAAAATATTTTAACTTTTAAAAAAGGATGTACATATAGAAAATATTTAGATGCTTATTTAAAACAACAACAACAATTAGATTATAAAAATATTGAATTTGGTAGCTTGGAGACAATTTTAGGCTGTGTTAAAATGGGAATGGGAATAACTATACTTCCTTTATCTTTTATTCAAAGGTTTGAACATACAAAAGACTTAGAAATAAAATACCTTCCTAAAGAAATAGAAAATATTCATACATATATGATTTGTAGAGTTGATAATGAACCATTAATTTCATCTTTTTTAAAAAAACTAGAGTTATAA
- a CDS encoding DEAD/DEAH box helicase, producing the protein MQKKAIVKLLNKHDLIAAAKSGTGKTAAFLLPILELLKNEIDYEKPRVPRVLIVVPTRELVNQISNNIKDLSKYLDIKSAVAYGGKSNKQQALKLQKGVDIIVATPGRLIDFIENKVLDISSVNRVILDEADTMLEMGFLEEIEKILQKVSVSRQIAMFSATISQNVKKLAKKFLKTPCVIELTDVRQRVDIIEHTAYKVDSFRKTEMLSFLIGSKNYEQVLVFVNMKKTADEIAEHFNLDGLKTLCIHGDIKQSARAKALKDFKSGKIRVLVATDIAARGIDIQELPYVVNYELPQSTDDFTHRVGRTGRAGKNGVAITLACAKEYKQLEEIEKDLMITFKRVVLEGFELTEKQPRGFKKKKKKLTEKKQVEKPVKKVKSKKTTKRDANRNFRKK; encoded by the coding sequence ATTCAAAAAAAAGCTATTGTAAAACTTTTAAATAAACATGATCTAATAGCTGCTGCTAAAAGTGGGACAGGGAAAACTGCTGCTTTTTTATTACCTATTTTAGAACTATTAAAAAATGAAATAGATTATGAAAAACCTAGAGTACCTAGAGTTTTAATTGTTGTTCCAACAAGGGAATTAGTTAATCAAATTTCAAATAATATAAAAGATTTATCAAAATATTTAGATATTAAAAGTGCAGTTGCATATGGCGGTAAAAGTAATAAACAACAAGCTTTAAAATTACAAAAAGGTGTAGATATAATTGTAGCAACACCAGGTAGATTAATTGATTTTATTGAAAATAAAGTTTTAGATATTTCAAGTGTAAATAGAGTTATTTTAGATGAAGCAGATACAATGCTTGAAATGGGATTTTTAGAAGAAATTGAAAAGATTTTACAAAAAGTTTCAGTATCAAGACAAATTGCAATGTTCTCTGCAACAATTTCTCAAAATGTAAAAAAGCTTGCAAAAAAGTTTTTAAAGACTCCTTGTGTTATTGAGCTTACAGATGTTAGACAAAGAGTAGATATTATTGAGCATACTGCTTATAAAGTTGATAGTTTTAGAAAAACAGAAATGTTATCATTTTTAATTGGCTCAAAAAATTATGAACAAGTTTTAGTTTTTGTAAATATGAAAAAAACAGCAGATGAAATAGCAGAACATTTTAATTTAGATGGACTAAAAACTCTTTGTATTCATGGAGATATTAAACAAAGTGCAAGAGCAAAAGCATTAAAAGATTTTAAAAGTGGAAAAATCAGGGTTTTAGTAGCTACTGATATAGCAGCAAGAGGTATAGATATACAAGAACTTCCTTATGTTGTAAACTATGAATTACCACAAAGTACAGATGATTTTACACATAGAGTGGGAAGAACTGGAAGAGCTGGGAAAAATGGAGTTGCTATTACTTTAGCTTGTGCCAAAGAGTATAAACAATTAGAAGAAATTGAAAAAGATTTAATGATTACTTTTAAAAGAGTAGTTTTAGAAGGGTTTGAATTAACAGAAAAACAGCCAAGAGGCTTTAAAAAGAAAAAGAAAAAATTAACAGAGAAAAAACAAGTTGAAAAACCTGTAAAAAAAGTAAAATCTAAAAAAACAACAAAAAGAGATGCAAATAGAAACTTTAGGAAAAAATAG
- a CDS encoding DUF2721 domain-containing protein, whose product MSSLNIEITTPALLFPAISLLLLAYTNRFLTTGQLIRGLSANARDGKVPKASKQIRNLKKRVSLIKAMQIYGVLSLILCTISMFLIFLEQNFAGELLFGISLVAMTLSLFIALYEISISVNAINYELEGIKRYSKAHNKKEKKSIEEEIEEEEELNS is encoded by the coding sequence GTGAGCTCACTTAATATAGAAATAACAACACCAGCTTTACTTTTTCCTGCCATTTCATTGCTGTTATTAGCTTATACAAATAGATTTTTAACTACAGGACAACTAATAAGAGGTCTTAGTGCAAATGCAAGAGATGGCAAAGTTCCAAAGGCTTCAAAACAAATTAGAAATCTAAAAAAAAGAGTTTCTTTAATAAAAGCTATGCAAATATATGGAGTATTATCATTAATACTTTGTACAATTTCTATGTTTTTGATTTTTTTAGAACAAAACTTTGCTGGAGAGCTTCTTTTTGGGATTAGCTTAGTTGCTATGACTTTATCTTTATTTATTGCATTGTATGAAATTTCTATTTCAGTAAATGCCATAAATTATGAGCTAGAAGGTATTAAAAGATATTCTAAAGCACATAATAAAAAAGAGAAAAAAAGTATAGAAGAAGAAATAGAAGAGGAAGAAGAGTTAAACTCTTAA
- a CDS encoding 3'-5' exonuclease, producing the protein MIILDFETNSSSVGDVIEVAAVKINEDYKVLDKFHRYYLSRYPVNPYSYAIHRLTPELILDYRKDKSYASYFSEDEDFFSFCKGSDTLIAHNISFELRHLNKKIYFKNHICTMRENKYILNLKDARGNIKNPKLNETCNFYGIEFDSKKHHTATYDVTKTYEILKIMNYFNKMRY; encoded by the coding sequence ATGATAATTTTAGATTTTGAAACAAATAGTTCTAGTGTTGGTGATGTAATAGAAGTAGCAGCTGTAAAAATAAATGAAGATTATAAGGTTTTAGATAAGTTTCATAGATACTATCTTTCAAGATACCCTGTTAATCCTTACTCTTATGCTATTCATAGATTAACTCCTGAGTTAATCTTAGATTATAGAAAAGATAAGTCTTATGCTTCTTATTTTAGTGAAGATGAAGATTTCTTTTCTTTTTGTAAAGGAAGTGATACTTTAATTGCTCATAATATCTCTTTTGAATTAAGGCATTTAAATAAAAAAATATATTTTAAAAATCACATTTGTACAATGAGAGAAAATAAATATATTTTAAATTTAAAAGATGCAAGAGGTAATATAAAAAATCCAAAGCTTAATGAAACTTGTAACTTTTATGGAATAGAGTTTGATAGCAAAAAACATCATACAGCTACATATGATGTTACTAAAACATATGAGATTTTAAAAATAATGAACTATTTTAATAAGATGAGGTATTAA
- a CDS encoding ion transporter, which translates to MIKNLIESKKFQNFIVFLIILNGITLGLGTSTKIVSSYGTILELIDRVIISIFTIEIILRIYVHKAKFFKDSWSLFDFFVVAISLIPANDGLSILRVLRVLRLFRLLTIIPQMRTIIGALIGVIPGIASVSMVLLLFFYVFAIMATNLFANTFPQWFGTLGESMYTLFQVMTLESWSMGIARPIMEQHPYAWIFFVIYILVVTFIMVNLFIGLIVDAIFTIKGTQNEEKSEELKEIQSLKLQLEELKQLIIKQNGKE; encoded by the coding sequence TTGATAAAAAATCTAATTGAATCAAAAAAGTTTCAAAACTTTATTGTTTTTTTAATAATACTTAATGGAATTACTTTAGGTTTAGGTACTTCTACTAAAATAGTCTCTTCTTATGGTACTATTTTAGAGCTTATTGATAGAGTAATAATTTCTATTTTTACAATTGAAATTATATTAAGAATTTATGTGCATAAAGCTAAATTTTTTAAAGATTCCTGGAGTCTTTTTGACTTTTTTGTAGTTGCAATTTCTTTAATTCCTGCAAATGATGGTTTATCAATTTTAAGAGTTCTTCGAGTTTTAAGACTATTTAGGCTTTTAACTATAATTCCTCAAATGAGAACTATAATAGGAGCACTTATAGGTGTAATTCCTGGAATTGCTTCTGTTTCTATGGTTTTATTACTTTTCTTTTATGTTTTTGCAATAATGGCTACAAATCTTTTTGCTAATACTTTTCCTCAATGGTTTGGAACTTTAGGAGAAAGTATGTATACTCTTTTTCAAGTTATGACCTTAGAGAGTTGGTCTATGGGAATAGCAAGACCAATTATGGAGCAACATCCTTATGCTTGGATATTCTTTGTAATATATATTTTAGTTGTAACTTTTATTATGGTAAATTTATTTATTGGTTTAATTGTGGATGCAATTTTTACAATTAAAGGTACACAAAATGAAGAAAAATCTGAAGAACTAAAAGAAATACAATCTTTAAAACTTCAACTTGAAGAGTTAAAACAACTTATAATAAAACAAAATGGCAAAGAGTAA
- a CDS encoding 7TM diverse intracellular signaling domain-containing protein produces MYIYRLLLLLCLVTFSFGKVIEIDDKTDFEELLSKSSIYLDYENTLSIKQILNNNIQFKNNNEKLLGFGYSPKFTVWIKIQLHNKSEKTLHKIIEYDNALTTNITFYSSTNNYKPHNEGLKHITKDRKSINPIFKITLEPKQTATYYIKSFSYITTLIVKLNLWDNNKFYEEEIHHQVILALFFGAMSILGLYNLFIFFFTKDRSYLYYVLYIFGIMLHHLMYVGVTNVYLIPHYFLMDFIKYATFIVGFPALALALFTKSFLRTSQYPIFNKILNIYLIAFPFLLTIFLITDELNKYRNIFSVILLIFLVVITVYAAFKKNRQAYFVLFGWFIFLTAGMFMYLSSVGILNIFTKFPYYIEISLVLEAIIFSVALADRIKQLQKDKEEANKKLILQQKNEQKRLREKVNEKTRDLKIALDEKGLLLKELNHRVKNNMQTIVSLIRLQSDDIEDEKLQDVLITIQNRISAMGHLHELLYMQENIVDVDAHKYFKLLIDEVRQSYSSIVNINLNTKTNLQMGQAIYCGLILNELISNSFKHAFKNKEGNIDILLDKKNNEYILIVEDNGVGFDQNKPTNSLGLILIKTLAKEQLKGNIDIDSKNKVKVEIRWANV; encoded by the coding sequence ATGTATATTTATAGACTATTATTATTGCTTTGTTTAGTTACTTTTTCTTTTGGGAAAGTTATAGAAATCGATGATAAAACCGATTTTGAAGAACTTTTATCAAAAAGTTCTATTTATTTGGATTATGAAAATACTTTATCTATAAAACAAATACTAAATAATAATATCCAATTTAAAAATAATAATGAAAAGTTATTAGGATTTGGCTATTCTCCAAAGTTTACAGTTTGGATAAAAATTCAGCTGCATAATAAAAGTGAAAAAACTTTACATAAAATTATTGAATATGATAATGCACTTACAACAAATATTACTTTTTATTCTTCAACTAATAATTACAAACCACACAATGAAGGATTAAAACATATAACAAAAGATAGAAAAAGTATTAATCCTATTTTTAAAATAACTTTAGAACCCAAACAAACAGCTACTTACTATATTAAAAGTTTTTCATATATTACTACTTTAATTGTAAAATTAAATCTTTGGGATAATAATAAGTTTTATGAAGAAGAGATACATCATCAAGTAATACTTGCTTTATTTTTTGGAGCAATGTCAATTTTAGGCTTATATAATTTATTTATTTTCTTTTTTACAAAAGATAGAAGTTATTTATATTATGTTTTATATATTTTTGGGATTATGCTTCATCATTTAATGTATGTGGGAGTTACAAATGTCTATTTAATTCCTCACTATTTTCTAATGGATTTTATAAAATATGCAACTTTTATCGTAGGTTTTCCTGCACTAGCATTAGCTCTTTTTACAAAAAGTTTTTTAAGAACATCACAATACCCTATTTTTAACAAAATTTTAAATATCTATTTAATTGCTTTTCCTTTTTTATTAACAATTTTTTTAATTACAGATGAACTTAATAAATATAGAAATATTTTCTCTGTTATTTTACTTATTTTTTTAGTAGTTATTACTGTTTATGCAGCTTTTAAAAAAAATAGACAAGCATATTTTGTACTTTTTGGATGGTTTATATTTCTAACAGCAGGTATGTTTATGTATTTATCAAGTGTTGGCATATTAAATATTTTTACAAAATTTCCATATTATATAGAAATCTCTTTAGTATTAGAAGCAATTATTTTCTCTGTTGCTTTAGCAGATAGAATAAAACAACTACAAAAAGATAAAGAAGAAGCAAATAAAAAATTAATTTTACAACAAAAAAATGAGCAAAAAAGATTAAGAGAAAAAGTAAATGAAAAAACACGAGATTTAAAAATAGCTTTAGATGAGAAGGGTCTTTTATTAAAAGAGCTTAATCATAGAGTAAAAAATAATATGCAAACAATTGTCTCTTTAATAAGACTTCAAAGTGATGATATTGAAGATGAAAAACTTCAAGATGTACTAATTACAATTCAAAATAGAATTAGTGCAATGGGACATTTACATGAGCTTTTATATATGCAAGAAAATATTGTAGATGTAGATGCACATAAATATTTTAAGTTACTAATAGATGAAGTAAGACAAAGTTATAGCAGCATAGTAAATATAAATCTTAATACAAAAACAAATCTACAAATGGGTCAAGCAATATATTGTGGATTAATACTTAATGAACTTATATCAAACTCTTTTAAACATGCCTTTAAAAATAAAGAAGGAAATATAGATATTTTACTTGATAAAAAAAATAATGAATATATTTTAATTGTAGAAGATAATGGAGTAGGATTTGACCAAAATAAACCAACAAATTCATTAGGACTTATTCTAATTAAAACCCTTGCAAAAGAACAATTAAAAGGAAATATAGATATAGACTCTAAAAATAAAGTAAAAGTAGAAATTAGGTGGGCAAATGTATAA
- a CDS encoding response regulator, whose amino-acid sequence MYKLKILILEDNSIVAFEIKRTVEKLGYGVTDTTSNFEEAINSMKSNPADIAIMDIDLGENSKDGIETAKEVQKIKHIPIIFLTAFSDNTTLSKAIKLDPIFYLTKPFKREDLKTNLLIAQTKIKQEKCLVKINEQFSYDLINNHLFCNEEPIKLSKQEKKLFNLLVEAKGNLVSFETIEYEVWPDGPVSNSSLRTLLYRLRIKLQADLIETIQSFGCKLKS is encoded by the coding sequence ATGTATAAACTTAAAATATTAATTTTAGAAGATAATAGTATTGTTGCTTTTGAAATAAAAAGAACAGTTGAAAAACTTGGATATGGTGTTACTGATACTACTTCAAATTTTGAAGAAGCAATAAATAGTATGAAATCAAATCCAGCAGATATTGCAATTATGGATATTGATTTAGGAGAAAATAGTAAAGATGGAATAGAAACTGCAAAAGAAGTTCAAAAAATAAAACATATTCCTATTATTTTCCTTACAGCATTTTCAGATAATACAACACTAAGTAAAGCAATTAAACTTGACCCAATTTTTTATTTAACAAAGCCCTTTAAAAGAGAAGATTTAAAAACAAACCTTTTGATAGCTCAAACAAAAATTAAACAAGAAAAATGTTTAGTAAAAATAAATGAACAATTTTCATATGATTTAATAAATAATCACCTTTTTTGTAATGAAGAACCTATAAAATTAAGTAAACAAGAAAAAAAGCTTTTTAATCTTCTTGTGGAAGCTAAAGGTAATCTAGTCTCCTTTGAAACTATTGAGTATGAAGTCTGGCCTGATGGCCCAGTTTCAAATAGTTCTTTAAGAACTTTGCTTTATAGACTTAGAATAAAACTTCAAGCTGATTTAATCGAAACTATCCAATCTTTTGGATGTAAATTAAAATCTTAA
- a CDS encoding N-acyl amino acid synthase FeeM domain-containing protein: protein MFYINKNSSLNQLQELVKKSIQTEVEYLPDTFIKQQQMALEIFRKRAFLEEVIENCIAFNKKIIWEEGHKNLFLTTTAEELIEIFKLRSDVYTKLNYNNEFPEIIEGLNFDNYDFNSAIIYTKINNEITGTCRLIFDSEKKLPIEEKINMSYIKNKYSKIGEVSRLTVKHKTEGLNLEFKNLTKGIYLILKNNPIDATISVISKEHFKLYSKFGGFEIEKELLGYGYLNSTFVITSWDPSKITNFFKKAFLS from the coding sequence ATGTTCTACATAAATAAAAATAGTTCACTAAATCAACTGCAAGAATTAGTAAAAAAAAGTATTCAAACAGAAGTTGAGTATCTTCCTGATACTTTTATAAAACAGCAACAAATGGCTTTAGAAATCTTTAGAAAAAGAGCTTTTTTAGAAGAAGTAATTGAAAACTGTATAGCTTTCAATAAAAAAATTATCTGGGAAGAAGGTCATAAAAATCTTTTTCTAACTACAACAGCAGAAGAGTTAATAGAAATCTTTAAACTAAGAAGTGATGTATATACAAAACTAAATTATAATAATGAATTTCCAGAAATAATTGAAGGCTTAAATTTTGATAACTATGATTTTAATTCAGCAATTATCTATACTAAAATAAACAATGAAATTACAGGAACATGCAGACTAATTTTTGATTCAGAAAAAAAATTGCCAATTGAAGAAAAAATTAATATGAGTTATATAAAAAATAAATATTCAAAAATTGGAGAAGTTTCAAGACTAACTGTAAAACATAAAACAGAAGGTTTAAATTTGGAGTTTAAAAATCTTACAAAAGGTATTTATTTAATCTTAAAAAATAACCCAATAGATGCAACAATTTCTGTAATTAGTAAAGAACACTTTAAACTATATTCAAAATTTGGAGGTTTTGAAATTGAAAAAGAACTATTAGGATATGGATATTTAAACTCAACTTTTGTTATCACTTCATGGGATCCTTCAAAGATAACTAATTTTTTTAAAAAAGCCTTTTTAAGTTAA
- a CDS encoding AAA family ATPase has product MMILSRLSLKNFKKYKEFSLEFNDGLVGIIGKNGSGKSTIFEAICFALYGKLKNNDSKELIKNVNANEKEEVKVELEFEFDENIYIIQREFRGKNLVAYAKFFKNNELVVTGAKDVTTSIITLIKMNRDAFLHTLFASQKELTSLSSLDNEQRKKMIRKLLGLEKIDLIEKFLQENITDLNRDIKSFSSFLLSIEQIDEYNKLIKIHNEVLKTLQDKILFRQKELDKVRQKEETLKKQLEIFEKIKEQKNSLDSKIKVNSSKIQSIKVSNTKLQEELTILNNKKIEYEKSKNIKTLYIKLQEKIKEQEALKEKYLKKEGLIKQQEELRHSYKNQKEQIKTLEDELIFLPSLEKEEKQLKQDIEITQKQLQDKKISERDLRDKIAGEQKIINDTNEKIQTIKTLGKNSKCPTCTRELLEDYDKVLDSLYSQIETNNKKNILVFEKQLNEYVSKIQLKQTYLDSLILKEKELHSKITLLNDKKKALINSKAYLSDIELRGKENNEQIELLEKYIYKEQEHNKLKQEFEEVKIKYEYILSLEVQLQREESLLKSISEYKKQEEILALELVKQKEEYEKISYNEKEYFALKEEYQKNLKTKEDFLELIHNKKLEESKIKGEINSINKKLEENEFQKTKLQQKIEDLNDYTKLKITMGEFKTKINSKVAPKISQIASLMYSKITKGKYQLIEVSNDFDFYIYDDGKKYPIERFSGGEVDLANLVLRIAISKTLGELNGTSQIGFLAFDEVFGSQDESRRLEILEAFHTIKEQYRQIFLISHEMEIKEMFEKVIEL; this is encoded by the coding sequence ATGATGATTCTATCTAGGCTTAGTTTAAAAAACTTTAAAAAGTATAAAGAGTTTTCTTTAGAGTTTAATGATGGATTAGTCGGAATAATAGGTAAAAATGGCAGTGGCAAATCAACTATTTTTGAAGCTATTTGTTTTGCTTTATATGGAAAACTAAAAAATAATGATTCAAAAGAACTTATAAAAAATGTAAATGCCAATGAAAAAGAAGAAGTAAAAGTTGAATTAGAGTTTGAGTTTGATGAAAATATTTATATAATTCAAAGGGAATTTAGAGGTAAGAATTTAGTAGCATATGCAAAATTTTTTAAAAATAATGAATTAGTTGTAACAGGAGCCAAAGATGTTACAACAAGTATAATAACTCTTATTAAGATGAATAGAGATGCTTTTCTTCATACATTATTTGCTTCTCAAAAAGAACTTACTAGTTTAAGTAGTTTGGATAATGAACAAAGAAAAAAGATGATTAGAAAACTATTAGGTTTAGAAAAAATAGATTTAATAGAGAAGTTTTTACAAGAAAATATCACAGATTTAAATAGAGATATAAAAAGTTTTTCTTCTTTTTTATTAAGTATTGAGCAAATTGATGAATACAACAAATTAATTAAAATTCATAATGAAGTATTAAAAACTCTTCAAGATAAAATATTATTTAGACAAAAAGAGCTTGATAAAGTTAGGCAAAAAGAAGAGACTTTAAAAAAGCAATTGGAAATTTTTGAAAAGATAAAAGAACAAAAAAATAGTTTAGATTCTAAAATAAAAGTAAATAGCTCAAAAATACAAAGTATAAAAGTAAGTAATACAAAGTTGCAAGAAGAACTTACTATTTTAAATAATAAAAAAATTGAGTATGAAAAATCTAAAAATATTAAAACTTTATATATAAAATTACAAGAAAAAATAAAAGAACAAGAGGCTTTAAAAGAAAAATATCTAAAAAAAGAGGGGTTAATAAAACAGCAAGAGGAATTAAGACACTCTTATAAAAATCAAAAGGAACAAATAAAAACTTTAGAAGATGAACTTATTTTCTTGCCAAGTTTAGAAAAAGAAGAAAAACAATTAAAACAAGATATTGAAATTACTCAAAAGCAGTTACAAGATAAAAAAATAAGTGAAAGAGATTTAAGAGATAAAATTGCTGGTGAACAAAAGATAATAAATGATACAAATGAAAAAATACAAACTATTAAAACCTTAGGTAAAAATTCAAAATGTCCTACTTGTACTAGGGAATTATTAGAAGATTATGATAAGGTTTTAGATTCTTTATATTCTCAAATTGAAACTAATAATAAAAAAAATATTTTAGTTTTTGAAAAACAGTTAAATGAATATGTTTCTAAAATACAATTAAAACAAACATATCTTGATAGTTTAATTTTAAAAGAAAAAGAGCTACATAGTAAAATAACTCTACTTAATGATAAAAAAAAGGCTTTAATAAATTCAAAAGCTTATTTAAGTGATATAGAATTAAGGGGAAAAGAGAATAATGAACAAATAGAGCTTTTAGAAAAATATATCTATAAAGAACAAGAACATAATAAATTAAAGCAAGAGTTTGAAGAAGTAAAAATAAAGTATGAATATATATTAAGTTTAGAAGTTCAACTTCAAAGAGAAGAAAGTTTACTTAAATCTATAAGTGAATATAAAAAACAAGAAGAGATATTAGCTTTAGAATTAGTAAAACAAAAAGAAGAGTATGAAAAGATTTCTTATAATGAAAAAGAGTATTTTGCTTTAAAAGAAGAATATCAAAAAAATTTAAAAACGAAAGAGGATTTTTTAGAGCTAATTCATAATAAAAAATTAGAAGAGTCAAAAATAAAAGGTGAAATAAACTCTATTAATAAAAAGCTAGAAGAAAATGAGTTTCAAAAAACAAAACTTCAACAAAAAATAGAGGATTTAAATGATTATACAAAATTAAAAATCACTATGGGAGAATTTAAAACTAAAATAAATTCTAAAGTTGCTCCAAAAATCTCTCAAATTGCTTCTTTAATGTATTCAAAAATCACTAAAGGAAAATATCAATTAATTGAGGTTTCAAATGACTTTGATTTTTATATTTATGATGATGGTAAAAAATATCCAATTGAACGGTTTAGTGGTGGGGAAGTTGATTTGGCAAACTTAGTTTTAAGAATAGCTATTTCAAAAACATTAGGTGAATTAAATGGAACTTCACAAATAGGATTTTTAGCCTTTGATGAAGTTTTTGGTAGCCAAGATGAAAGTAGAAGGCTTGAGATTTTAGAAGCTTTTCATACAATTAAAGAACAATATAGACAAATATTTTTAATAAGCCATGAAATGGAGATAAAAGAGATGTTTGAAAAGGTTATAGAACTTTAA